The following coding sequences are from one Amphiprion ocellaris isolate individual 3 ecotype Okinawa chromosome 19, ASM2253959v1, whole genome shotgun sequence window:
- the slc16a6b gene encoding solute carrier family 16 member 6b, with protein sequence MRRTNSQCCLGPNLYPEVPDGGWGWVVALAFFLVEVCTYGTLKSLGVFLQDLMEEFGESNSRVSWIISICVFVFTFTAPLSTILSNRFGYRPVVMMGGFLISLGTISSAFTSSINEMYVTTGIVSGLGYCLTFLPTVTILAQYFSRRRALVTSVASSGESFAIFALAPALTALKQHISWRYCLVVLGTVQASVIGCGLLLRPIIIEPLSVKEDGSQEDSLSLKQTVYELENEQTRTSISSGASGGSEDSGVTSLSASNVDLRTAGGEAMALVEEQESSPPPEKDQGEPVEVEAGPLKPSSPKLLDFSVLRDGAFIWYSLFGLFATLGFFAPQLFIIELSKSSGVDSIVASYMLSVMAVAEIFGRLSIGVVLNRVRCRKTLVLLGCVVLLCLVLVAFTIVWDLWGLVVCCALYGFFMGTVASTHIPLLAEEDVVGIEKMSSCVGVYVFIQSFAGLAGPPLGGVLVDLTQNYGSAFYSCAVGMGLSAICLALVGPAKSGLCQRPGRSNGAEEQDRRSQDGDQPDFLEVDLVLEGSPAQQTQDEDQTSII encoded by the exons ATGAGGAGGACCAACAGCCAGTGCTGTCTGGGTCCAAACCTTTACCCAGAGGTTCCTGATGGTGGCTGGGGCTGGGTGGTGGCTCTGGCCTTCTTCCTGGTGGAGGTTTGTACCTACGGGACCCTGAAGAGTCTGGGAGTCTTCCTCCAGGATCTGATGGAGGAGTTTGGAGAAAGCAACAGCAGAGTGTCCTGGATCATCTCCATCTGTGTCTTCGTCTTTACCTTCACTG CTCCGTTATCAACCATCCTCAGCAACCGCTTCGGCTATCGCCCAGTGGTGATGATGGGAGGATTCCTCATCAGTCTGGGAACCATCAGCTCTGCCTTCACCAGCTCCATCAACGAGATGTACGTCACCACTGGCATCGTCTCAG GTCTGGGCTACTGCCTCACCTTCCTCCCCACCGTCACCATCCTGGCCCAGTACTTCTCCAGACGTCGAGCCCTCGTCACTTCCGTGGCTTCCTCCGGAGAATCCTTTGCTATCTTTGCGTTAGCTCCAG CTCTCACTGCTCTGAAACAGCACATCAGCTGGCGCTACTGTCTGGTAGTTCTGGGAACGGTTCAGGCCTCTGTGATTGGCTGTGGGCTCCTCCTTCGTCCAATCATCATTGAGCCTCTGTCTGTGAAGGAGGATGGGTCACAGGAAGACTCCCTCTCTCTGAAGCAGACGGTTTACGAGCTGGAGAACgaacagaccagaacctccATCAGCTCGGGTGCATCTGGAGGTTCAGAGGACTCGGGGGTCACGTCCCTCTCAGCCTCCAACGTGGACCTGAGGACTGCAGGAGGAGAAGCCATGGCTCTGGTGGAGGAGCAGGAATCATCTCCTCCACCAGAGAAGGATCAGGGAGAGCCAGTGGAGGTGGAGGCAGGTCCTCTGAAGCCCTCCAGCCCTAAACTCCTGGACTTCTCAGTGCTGAGAGATGGTGCCTTCATCTGGTACTCCCTATTTGGACTGTTTGCTACGCTGGGCTTCTTCGCTCCTCAGCTCTTCATCATCGAGCTGAGTAAGAGCAGCGGCGTGGACTCCATCGTGGCCTCCTACATGCTCTCTGTCATGGCTGTGGCTGAGATCTTTGGCCGCCTGTCCATCGGGGTGGTGCTGAACCGGGTCCGCTGCAGGAAGACCCTGGTGCTGCTGGGCTGTGTGGTTCTGCTGTGCCTGGTTCTGGTGGCCTTCACCATCGTGTGGGACCTGTGGGGTCTGGTGGTCTGCTGTGCCCTGTACGGCTTCTTCATGGGCACTGTGGCCTCCACTCACATCCCCCTGCTGGCCGAGGAGGACGTGGTGGGCATTGAGAAGATGTCCTCCTGTGTGGGAGTCTACGTCTTCATCCAGAGCTTCGCTGGACTGGCTGGTCCACCTCTAGGAG GTGTGTTGGTGGACCTAACTCAGAACTACGGTTCTGCTTTCTACTCCTGTGCCGTGGGGATGGGCCTCAGTGCCATCTGCCTTGCTCTGGTGGGTCCGGCTAAGTCCGGTCTGTGCCAAAGACCAGGCAGAAGCAACGGCGCTGAAGAACAGGACAGAAGATCTCAGGACGGCGACCAGCCGGACTTTTTGGAGGTGGACTTGGTTCTGGAGGGCAGTCCGGCCCAACAGACCCAGGATGAGGACCAGACCTCCATCATATGA